From Nicotiana tabacum cultivar K326 chromosome 15, ASM71507v2, whole genome shotgun sequence, the proteins below share one genomic window:
- the LOC107806398 gene encoding pectinesterase inhibitor-like produces the protein MTPSSSFLHSTLILCLIAAFFTSQSTSNPLSDVCAKSKNPGFCLKVLEGNSHQNFHDLTETAINLAAANASATAAKIDMLFNQTNDPKLEEIYNLCTTYYNAAIRALGNAEQYLNMGQYQNLNTAANLVGQDAFNCETAFEVTPGIVSTITKENDDLQFLGSIIVAAAGFLTGSSP, from the coding sequence atgacaccatcttcttcttttttacatTCAACACTGATTTTATGTCTCATAGCTGCTTTTTTCACGAGTCAAAGTACAAGCAACCCTTTATCCGACGTATGTGCTAAGTCCAAAAATCCAGGCTTTTGCTTGAAAGTATTGGAAGGGAATTCACATCAAAATTTTCATGACTTAACAGAAACAGCCATTAATTTAGCAGCAGCAAACGCCTCCGCCACGGCGGCGAAGATCGATATGCTGTTCAATCAAACAAATGATCCAAAACTGGAAGAGATATATAACTTGTGCACAACTTATTACAATGCAGCTATTAGAGCTTTGGGAAATGCTGAACAGTATTTGAACATGGGACAATACCAGAATTTAAATACTGCGGCGAATCTTGTTGGGCAAGATGCTTTTAATTGTGAGACTGCATTTGAAGTGACACCTGGGATTGTATCTACTATTACTAAGGAGAATGATGATCTTCAGTTTCTTGGTAGCATTATTGTTGCTGCAGCAGGTTTTCTTACTGGCTCGTCTCCTTAG